The window CCCGACAGAATCTAAAATGTAATTACACAACAACCATTTGCCTACAACGAACAATGATTTAACCTTTAAGATACAAATAAAACACTAACAAATAAATATAAATAAAGAAATGCATGCCTGCAATTTGGTCTCCTGCAGACATAATACATCAAAATCTTCTCTTTTGGCAAGTTGCAAAGCAGAGAATCCCTCTAACTTTAATAATGCCCTTAAACCATTGACGTTCCACGACATAAGCTTCATAAATTTAGTCTCCCTAGTGAGCTCTGGGGGCCTCATGGTTTTAGGATTATAAGGAATCCAATCTTTCTGAGGTTTCTTGTGCGCCAAAACTGTCCATGGTTCAGCTACCTTATCATCGGTTATGACAGCAATACTTGCAGCTTTTGAAGATACTTTCCTCCTTGTCCTTGATAGGTTCTCAACTAGATAGACAACAGTACAAGTAAATACAATCTAGCTGGATAAGCATATGAAAATACACTCAATCAAGAGAAACCAGTTACGGTACCTGAAACTTCATCTGATTCATTCGATAGCTTCTCTTTCTTTACAACCTTAGTATCACCCTCAACAGTTTTACTCTTAAATGATGACCTCCGCTTATTCCCTTGGCGTATCTGAACATCCGAAACAGTGTTGACATTCTGAACTTGGTCTCCATTGGATAAAGTTTCAGTCTCGGTGTTGGCTGATACAGTTTCAACACAAATGGTGGAGGATACATGCTCTTCTATTACCTGAGAACTTTCACCTGGAAATTCAGAGGAAATCTAAACATTCAAACTGGAGAATAAGGAAAAAGTTCAGAGCAGTACATGACATAAATACATACCATCTATCTTATTTTCCAGAAAGCACTTCAAGGAAGACACAAGTTCGCATTTTCGACCTTTGGCAGAGGCCCCTATCTTCCTGACAGGCGAGTCGAGTTTCAAATCATTATAAATAATAATAATAATAATAATAAAAACTAATACCATTACAAATTAATCAACACCAGAAGTTGCGTGTAACTATAAATGAAACATTCGAATAACAACCAAGTCTTAAAGAGTTGAATGTTACCTCAGTGTTGTCCTGAGTTGTTCAACTGTCATTGCCTCAATCTTAGAGAGATCATCTCTCAAACTCTCAATCTCCTATAAACATTAACCAATCAATAAACAATCCAAAACGACAAAAGCATAGAGAGGGAGATAGTTAAGTATAACCTTTATAACAGGTTTCTGATGAATTGGGTTTGAACCCATTGCTCCTTTGAGCACGGGCTTCTTTGTGGAACTGGAAACGGGTCGTTGAGGCAACCTAGCTATTGTCGCTTTAACTCGAAGATTCCTGGGAGCAACTGTAAGGCTATGAATGTCGGTAAGTCATTTCAACTGTAACTGAAAATTACGATGAAACAGAAGCGACTGAGAAGAGGAAGGGTAGTTGTATTAAACCTAGTGAGATTGAGAATAAACTCTTCAACCCTAATTGCAGTGATTGGATTTGGTTCATTGCCTAATTGGAGAAGCGGCAAACAAGACCCTGTTTGCTCACTGAAACAAATATCATGTTGGGGAAATTAAAGTGAAACCCAATTTTTTTTTTTATAGTGGCTTTTGAGAAAAATCCATACATATAGTAAAACCTTAATAAATAAATGTTTGATAAATTAGTAATTTTGATTAAATAATAATTTTTTTCGGTCCCGACTCAAAATCAGTATATGTTACTATAAACGTTGCTAAATGCATAAGGTATGAGGTTAAAAGTGCAAAGGCGCATCGAAGGTGGAGACTCTCTGCTATGAAAAGATGGCTCTCTTCCTTGCTTCCCCTCTATCAAACCCTAGCCGTCATACCTTGAGTCTCTATTAATGGTGTCAATCACCATCACCATGCAATAAATAATGTTAATAAATTTTTTCGGGACAGGTATATTACTATGAACCTTTCTAAATGCAGAAGGTGTGAGGTTAGACGTGCAAAGGCGCATCGAAGGTGGAGACTCTCTGCTACGAAAAGATGGCTCTCTTCCTCACTTCCCCTCTATCAAACCCTAGCCGTCATAACTTGGGTCTCTATCAATGGTGTCAATCACCATCACCATGCACATCATCACCCTCTGCCTTTTGTTGTCCCCATGCAACAATCTATCCATGACCAGCACCAAGCAGATCAATCTCTGGTGTCTCTCATCTCTTCACAGCAGGTATACCTTCGGTAAAGATCCAACGGAAGGATCCCCCTTTCTCTAATGGAGGTATCTATGGGATTTTCTTTTCCAGATTCTCTCATAGATCTGAAACCAATACAACATCAGGTTGGAGTGGTATTGTTAGTATGAAGCCATGGCGTGTGAAAGCAACGTATGAAACTTTGGATGGTAGCAGTGATGCTCGGGTCAACGGCTACAACGACAAAGCTTGTGGAGGCGCCGAAGGAGGATGCGACGTCGGCGTTGATGGTTTTGTTGCTGCAGTCTGCGATGACGGCGACGGCTACGCTACTGTCATCAATTCTGCTAGAGTTTTTCCTGGGCCTTAGCAGATTGGGTTCGACCATACTGAGCTTTTTTTAAGTTTTGTTATTTTAAAGCATTGGCCTATTTTTTTATGTATCAAGTAATAATAGGCTTACAGAATAAGTGAATACGATTATTAAAGAGTAATCTATCTTAAAAAGAGTAGGCTTACAAAATAAGTGAGTAATAAGCTATCATATGTACTACATGAGGAATGCATCACAACTACTTGTCTATTTATAAATGATAACGATAGAGTATGTAATAGCTACATCCGGTCTTTGCTTGACCCAAATATATGAAAATCATAATTGACTATTTCAAAAAAAAAATGCATAAGATAATAAATTTTTTACTCCCTTTAGGTCCCAACAATATATAAAGTAATAATTTTTTTTTGATCAGATAAATTACAACTGCGTGAGTCGAACTCATAATCTCTCACTTACTAAAGGGGAAGACTATGTCATTAGACCGAATGATATTAGGCTATAAAGTAATAATTGATTAAATATATCTTTAAAAAAAATCACACAAAATGAATAATAATTGATAACATTCATAAAAGAGAGAGTAATTCATGTTCATAATACAAATTAAGGAAACTTTTAACAATTTTCCTCAAATCGACATATGCGAAGATCGAATTAAGACTAGAGATCTTAAATTCATTCTTTTTATTTTTATTTTCATTTTTGATCCGATCAAATTAAACGCCCAAAATAAAAGTACCTTTTATTTGACCTCAGGTCCTCACCTTCTGTGTTCAAAACACTTAGGACTATTTTTTTTGTTTCAATTTTGTTAACGGTATTAGAATACCTCAAATCGTCATATGCGAAGATCGAATGAAGATCTAGAGACCTTAAATTCTTTCTTTTCATTTTCATTTTTTCACTATTAATGTGCAAGTCCTCAAATCGTCATATGCGAAGATCGAATGAAGACTAGAGACCCTAAATTCTTTTTTTTCATTTTCATTTTTGATCCGATCAAATTAAACACCCAAAATAAAAGTACCTCTTATTCGACCTCAAGTCCTCATCTTTTATGTTGGAAACACTTAGAACTATTTTTTTGGGTTTTAATTTTGTTAACGGTATTAGAATACATGCATGATAATGCGACGTGAATGACCAAATCAAAATATTGCATATTAGTTGCTCGGTTCACTTGCACCCAGCGTAGAAGAATTTTCGACTTTTTAGTACCAAAATCTCTCTTTTGTCTACCCCTATCCCGATGAGCCGAAACCAAAGCCTCTTGGATCCATACTCTAATGGATTATTGATGTGGAAGCAAAAGACATCTAATATCATTAGAATGGTGCTCATGATTGAAATGGAAACTGAGATTTTTAATGTTGAAACAGGTCTAGAATTTGCTTCAAAAAGGCCCACACTTTCCTCGGATCATTAGACTGCTGTATAAAAACGATATCTATACTAAAATAAAAGTGACTTATTACTAGTGAAGGACTTGTTATCTTTGAAGTCAGAAGTCTTCTTAAACCTTGTTTCACTCACAATCAACAGAGAACTTCAGAATCAGTCAGCCTTGTTTCTAAAGTTCTATCTCCATTACATGAGCTCAGCAAGGTGAGCTATAAAGGGCTGTCTATTGTACTGACAAAGATCTATCTGTCATCTCTAACTCGCAGGGTTTAAGCATTACGTTCTCCCAGTGTAATCCTCTTACCTAATGATATTGGCGAGGCCGCGAGGGGCATATCTTCCCAGCTTGACTGGGTTCCAAATCCCATTCCAAAAGAAAAGAAAAAAAGACATAATTAATTCCAAATGTGACGCCTACTTGCAGAAAAGTAATGACCAAGGCATTTTCATTTATGTGTCAACGATTTCTCTGTATAGGAACTAACACTGTAGTTTTAATCCCATCTAATGTGTATAAACAAACAAGTATGATGGGCGAAAAATTGGGCAATAAGTATAGCCTACCAAGTTGAAAGAATTAAGAACCTGCAATCGAACTCCACCTCTAACTTCTAACTTAGCAAAATCTCTAAACTAGATCGTAATGTACATCAGCGCTTGGGTAATGATCGGGAAGACTACCACGAAATGAAAAGCCGAAAGACACATCTCAACAGCCACTCCTGCTTCTTTCAGTCCCTCAACTTTCTCTTCAACAAAATTTCATTTCTCGCAGTGCTTGATCACACAGGAAGATGGACTTTTAAAGAGGCTACATCATTGTGGTTCAGAAAACATTTCTGTTTCAAATGAAAAATCATCCAAGCCAGGCGGAGATAATGGTGCAACTGCTAAAGTGTGAGAAGTGTTGCCTGTGAATTCCAAGACCTTTCTAGCAGTTGCTTGAGAATCATATAATTTACCAATCTTCCTCGAAGTGATTGTGCCAGATGTGGTTTCCCTAGAGGAGTTGCTACTCTCAACAGACAACAAGAACTGATCTTTAGAGAGAGTTGCTTGTTCAGCTGATGCAATTAGGGAGCTGAAAACGCCAGATTCCCTCAAACCTTGTATGATGACCTGTGGCAGAGAAATGAATATATATCAGGACTCTGAGGCTGAGCATTATACAGACCAACATATCAATTAAAGCAATAAAGAAAGAAGAAAGCACAGTTGTACAAAACTACCATCGGTGCATAAATCCGAGTCAAGATGCCCTTTCTCAATAATTTTAAGTTCAGAGCTTTGTCAGTCCACACAATGCGTTCCCGGTACCTAAACCAACAAAACAAGAGTTTTTGAGGAAGCTTATAAAGTAAGGATTACTTGCAACTTTTTGTTTAGAGAAATACTATTTGATGAGTGGAATGACAATTAATGGTAATCAAAAGCTAGAAAATGGATGATGATTTGTTCTAGTCATGTAATGCCTACGGTTCCAGTACAGTCACTGAAAACCTGATATCAACGAATCTTCTGAAAATCATCGAAGAAACTATTACCAGCTAAGCATTTCGTTCTGTGTTGCAGTTGAAGCAATTATGAATGCCTGTAGCAGAAAAAGGAAGAGAGACGAGTAGTATAAATAAAGCTAATCAGCTCAAAGACTTGCTGTCATTGCATGAACACCATTTATTTAATAAAGCTAATCAGCTCAAAGACTTGCTGTCATTGTTGCACGTGTAGAGTAGTGAAATGCTTGAAAGTACTATAATCTCGGCACCAACAGATCTTCAAAACACCACACTACAATGGCCGCAAAAGATTGACAAACATGACAAACATATATGAAGAGTAAATAGCTAGTCTCTTGTCAAGTTGACATGATACATAACTAGAGCATAACATATGAGACCACATAAAAGAAATCAGTATATCAGCTGAACTGGTGTACCATCATAACAAAGAACAGTGCAGAAATAAGAACTCACAGCTCTGTCAAATTCCAACATAAAGCATCTTTTAACATCCTCCTTCGTCGGTTTGCAACCACACCGATCACGTCTAGAGGTCAAATCTGAAAATTTGGGATATGTATAATGCAGAATAGCAGCCTCCTCCAATTTGACCTCGCTGGACAATATTAAAAGGATGGCAATAAGCTTTTACGTATATAAAACTTTAAACATAAATCAATACCTTTAGAAATTCTGCTAATAAAAAGAACATACAAGTGATGAAGTTCATGCGAAGTGATCTAAAACAAAAATGATGAACTCTGTCCTCTAATGAGAAGGAACAACTGATCAGACTATAAAAAGTTAATAGAAATTTTATATAGATAAATATGTAAAAGTTGATTGATGTTACAGAATGATCATACTTTGGTGTCTTCATATAATTGTGCCATCTGTGTGCACCATTAGGGCGGAGGTGATCTTGAATTCGAGCAGCTGATTTTCCATTTCCGTAGGTTAGAAAATAGTTTGGATTACCCCGGGTTGCGTCTCTGTAATTGCCAAAATACACTTCTTTTGGAAGATGGTCATAGTTCTTCTTGAACATTGAAACCTGAAACAAGATGAAATGAAAATGATACTGGTGGTTATAATAGCAAATGATGATATCTTGCGTTGTTCATACAAGCAAACAATCTCCAGGTTATAATAGCAAACAAGATTAGCAATGTCGCCAGGTTCTGGTTTTTGCCTCAACTAGTAAGAGAAGTACCAGGCAGTTATTTTTACAAATCATGCTTTTGCACTTACCAAAAACACAAGCACCGAACATAGATCAAATTTTTCTTTAGAAGGAAACTGCACAATACTTGAAGAAAGAAAACAGAAAAAACTTGGGAAAATAAAGAATGAAATTATACCTCACTGAAAGGTTCCTTGACATCGTCTCGCTCAACACTACTTTCCTACAAAGAAAAGGAGCACCCGTCAACTCATTGTCACATTACCATCAGTAGAAATTTGAAATGCAATGAGAACAGAAACACTCATCAACTATGATTTCTTAACATCAAACAAATGCACCAGATGAACACCACTAAATACATATAAAAGGATGCACAGCTAATATCAAATCTTGTCTCTCCCATAAGGTTGGGGTTCCAACAATCGAATACAGCTACTCTTTACTATAAATATTATAGAGGGCAGATCCGCGTGAATGGAATATATATACATGTATACACATAAATTTGACTCACATAATTAGGAAAGACAACCATATCAGCATCTCCAGGCACTTCGGAC of the Fragaria vesca subsp. vesca linkage group LG6, FraVesHawaii_1.0, whole genome shotgun sequence genome contains:
- the LOC101300163 gene encoding uncharacterized protein LOC101300163, with amino-acid sequence MASSVQSFGSRLLLLLTVLPLTLAVFAFVLQWRGGLNDPVTRWSPEFPGMASLPGPVLHASSDCADPLGRSHSPSFPYFRDWKFDFSPSDLTPKICIQTSTSAGLEQTLPWIFYHKVIGVSNFLLFVEGKAAFPNVYKVLETIPGVKVIHRTRELEEQQAKSRIWNETWLSSFFYKPCNYELFVKQSLNMEMAIIMAREAGMDWIIHLDTDELIYPAGTREYSLRHLLSEVPGDADMVVFPNYESSVERDDVKEPFSEVSMFKKNYDHLPKEVYFGNYRDATRGNPNYFLTYGNGKSAARIQDHLRPNGAHRWHNYMKTPNEVKLEEAAILHYTYPKFSDLTSRRDRCGCKPTKEDVKRCFMLEFDRAAFIIASTATQNEMLSWYRERIVWTDKALNLKLLRKGILTRIYAPMVIIQGLRESGVFSSLIASAEQATLSKDQFLLSVESSNSSRETTSGTITSRKIGKLYDSQATARKVLEFTGNTSHTLAVAPLSPPGLDDFSFETEMFSEPQ
- the LOC101299883 gene encoding apurinic endonuclease-redox protein-like; the protein is MNQIQSLQLGLKSLFSISLVAPRNLRVKATIARLPQRPVSSSTKKPVLKGAMGSNPIHQKPVIKEIESLRDDLSKIEAMTVEQLRTTLRKIGASAKGRKCELVSSLKCFLENKIDGESSQVIEEHVSSTICVETVSANTETETLSNGDQVQNVNTVSDVQIRQGNKRRSSFKSKTVEGDTKVVKKEKLSNESDEVSVENLSRTRRKVSSKAASIAVITDDKVAEPWTVLAHKKPQKDWIPYNPKTMRPPELTRETKFMKLMSWNVNGLRALLKLEGFSALQLAKREDFDVLCLQETKLQEKDVEDVKRSLIDGYENSFWTCSVSKLGYSGTAIISRVKPLSVSYGLGISDHDSEGRIVTVEFDSFYLISGYVPNSGDGLRRLTYRITEWDPSLSNYMKELEKSKPVILTGDLNCAHQEIDIYNPAGNIRSAGFTDEERQSFRTNFLSRGYVDTFRRQHPGVVGYTYWGYRHGGRKFNRGWRLDYFLVSESVAGKVHDSYILPDIIGSDHCPIGLVIKL